One Thiobacillus sp. genomic region harbors:
- a CDS encoding NAD(P)/FAD-dependent oxidoreductase translates to MARMKLVLVGNGMAGVRTLEELLKAAPEQYDITVFGDEPHPNYNRIMLSPVLAGEQTVEQIVLNSREWYDTHGITLHTGKKVVKIDRKNRFVEADDGTQAPYDRLLLATGSKPFILPVPGADLEGVVGFRDIADVDAMIRASSRFKHAVVIGGGLLGLEAANGLKVRGMDVSVVHIAPWLLERQMDKPASALLQQSLEEKGLKFLLEKQTAEILPAAGITPGIPPSPPLQKGGMDGAGFDSPLSQRGDGGDSSKPRVGAVRFKDGSEIPADLVVMAVGIRPNTALAESAGLHCHRGIVVNDTMQTFDPRIYAVGECVSHRGIAYGLVAPLFEQAKVCANHLAEHGVARYQGSMTSTKLKVTGIDLFSAGNFMGGEGTEEIVFQDPGRGAYKKLVLKDNKLAGAVLYGDTLDGAWYFELMRDGNDVSDYRDKLLFGRHHIGDSGAGGGDEKSRVMSLPDTAEICGCNGVCKGDIIASIRANKLFTLDEVRAHTKASASCGSCTGLVETILAATVGGDYSTAPSRKPLCGCTDHTHDEIRAAIAEQGLKSMPDAMRFLEWKTPDGCNKCRPALNYYLLCAWPTEYVDDAQSRYINERAHGNIQKDGSFSVVPRMFGGLCTPSDLRAIADVADKFQVPEMKVTGGQRIDLFGVKKEDLPAMWKDLSDAGFVSGHAYGKALRTVKTCVGAKWCRFGTQDSTGLGVKLEELTWGSWMPHKYKLAVSGCPRNCAEATIKDFGVVCVESGYELHVGGNGGIKVRVTDLLTKVETEAQVLEYTAAFAQLYREEAHYLERTAPWVERVGLAHIKAKVVEDEASRKALAERFAVSQKPAQVDPWKERTEGELTREFTPIAVLA, encoded by the coding sequence ATGGCAAGGATGAAATTGGTACTGGTGGGCAACGGCATGGCGGGTGTGCGCACCCTGGAAGAACTGCTGAAGGCCGCGCCGGAGCAGTACGACATTACGGTGTTCGGCGACGAGCCCCACCCCAACTACAACCGCATCATGCTTTCCCCCGTGCTGGCGGGAGAGCAGACGGTGGAGCAGATCGTGCTCAACAGCCGGGAGTGGTACGACACCCACGGCATCACCCTGCACACGGGCAAGAAGGTGGTGAAGATCGACCGCAAGAACCGCTTCGTGGAGGCGGACGACGGCACCCAGGCCCCCTACGACCGGCTGTTGCTGGCCACGGGCTCCAAGCCCTTCATCCTGCCCGTTCCCGGCGCGGACCTGGAAGGCGTGGTGGGCTTCAGGGACATTGCGGACGTGGACGCCATGATCCGCGCCTCGTCCCGGTTCAAGCATGCGGTGGTCATCGGCGGCGGCCTGCTGGGCCTGGAGGCGGCCAACGGCCTGAAGGTGCGGGGCATGGACGTGTCCGTGGTGCACATCGCGCCCTGGCTGCTGGAGCGGCAGATGGACAAGCCAGCCTCTGCACTGTTGCAGCAGAGCCTGGAAGAAAAAGGTTTGAAGTTCCTGCTGGAGAAGCAGACGGCGGAGATTTTGCCGGCTGCTGGAATCACCCCTGGAATCCCCCCTAGCCCCCCTTTACAAAAGGGGGGGATGGATGGAGCTGGTTTTGACTCCCCCCTTTCCCAAAGGGGGGACGGGGGGGATTCCTCCAAGCCCCGCGTGGGCGCCGTGCGCTTCAAGGACGGCTCTGAAATCCCCGCCGACCTGGTGGTGATGGCCGTGGGCATTCGCCCCAACACGGCTCTGGCGGAGTCCGCCGGGCTGCATTGCCACCGCGGCATCGTGGTCAACGACACCATGCAGACCTTCGACCCGCGCATCTATGCCGTGGGCGAGTGCGTCAGCCACCGGGGCATTGCCTACGGCCTGGTGGCGCCCCTGTTCGAGCAGGCCAAGGTGTGCGCCAACCACCTGGCGGAGCACGGCGTGGCCCGCTACCAGGGCTCCATGACCTCCACCAAGCTGAAGGTGACGGGCATCGACCTGTTCTCCGCCGGCAATTTCATGGGCGGCGAGGGCACGGAGGAGATCGTGTTCCAGGACCCGGGCCGGGGCGCCTACAAGAAGCTGGTGCTGAAGGACAACAAGCTGGCGGGGGCCGTGCTCTACGGCGACACCCTGGACGGGGCCTGGTACTTCGAGCTGATGCGGGACGGCAACGACGTGTCCGACTACCGGGACAAGCTGCTGTTCGGCCGCCATCACATCGGCGACTCCGGGGCCGGCGGCGGCGACGAGAAGAGCCGCGTCATGTCCCTGCCGGACACGGCGGAAATCTGCGGCTGCAACGGCGTGTGCAAGGGCGACATCATCGCCAGCATCCGCGCCAACAAGCTGTTCACCCTGGATGAGGTCCGGGCCCACACCAAGGCTTCCGCCTCCTGCGGTTCCTGCACCGGCCTGGTGGAAACCATCCTGGCGGCCACGGTGGGCGGCGACTATTCCACCGCGCCTTCCAGGAAGCCCCTGTGCGGCTGCACGGACCACACCCATGACGAAATCCGCGCCGCCATCGCCGAGCAGGGCCTGAAGAGCATGCCGGATGCCATGCGCTTCCTGGAGTGGAAGACCCCGGACGGCTGCAACAAGTGCCGCCCGGCGTTGAACTACTACCTGCTGTGCGCCTGGCCCACGGAATACGTGGACGACGCCCAGTCCCGCTACATCAACGAGCGGGCCCACGGCAACATCCAGAAGGACGGCAGCTTCTCCGTGGTGCCCCGCATGTTCGGCGGCCTGTGCACCCCGTCCGACCTGCGCGCCATCGCCGACGTGGCGGACAAGTTCCAGGTGCCGGAGATGAAGGTCACCGGCGGCCAGCGCATCGACCTGTTCGGCGTGAAGAAGGAAGACCTGCCGGCCATGTGGAAGGATTTGTCCGACGCGGGCTTCGTTTCCGGCCACGCCTACGGCAAGGCCCTGCGCACGGTGAAGACCTGCGTGGGCGCCAAGTGGTGCCGCTTCGGCACCCAGGATTCCACCGGCCTGGGCGTGAAGCTGGAGGAGCTGACCTGGGGTTCCTGGATGCCCCACAAGTACAAGCTGGCCGTGTCCGGCTGCCCGCGCAACTGCGCCGAGGCCACCATCAAGGACTTCGGCGTGGTGTGCGTGGAAAGCGGCTACGAGCTGCACGTGGGCGGCAACGGCGGCATAAAGGTGCGCGTCACCGACCTGCTCACCAAGGTGGAAACCGAGGCCCAGGTGCTGGAGTACACCGCCGCCTTCGCCCAGCTCTACCGGGAAGAGGCCCATTACCTGGAACGCACCGCCCCCTGGGTGGAGCGGGTGGGCCTGGCCCACATCAAGGCGAAGGTGGTGGAGGACGAGGCCAGCCGCAAGGCGTTGGCGGAACGCTTCGCCGTCTCCCAGAAGCCGGCCCAGGTGGACCCGTGGAAGGAACGTACCGAAGGCGAGCTGACCCGGGAATTCACGCCTATCGCCGTGCTGGCTTGA
- the nirD gene encoding nitrite reductase small subunit NirD: protein MNMNEHWIEIGPVEDIPRQGSRVVKTAAGNIALFRTVEGEVFALQDKCPHKGGPLSQGIVSGKRVACPLHDWKISLDTGIAVAPDEGCAARFPVKVSDGLVSLCLAPDEGCPNH, encoded by the coding sequence ATGAACATGAACGAACACTGGATTGAAATCGGCCCCGTGGAAGACATCCCCCGCCAGGGCTCCCGGGTGGTGAAGACCGCCGCCGGCAATATCGCCCTCTTCCGCACCGTGGAGGGCGAGGTCTTCGCCCTGCAGGACAAGTGCCCCCACAAGGGCGGCCCCCTGTCCCAGGGCATCGTCTCCGGCAAGCGGGTGGCCTGCCCCCTGCACGACTGGAAGATCAGCCTGGACACCGGCATCGCCGTGGCCCCGGACGAGGGCTGCGCCGCCCGCTTCCCGGTGAAGGTGAGCGATGGCCTGGTGAGCCTGTGCCTGGCGCCGGACGAAGGCTGCCCGAACCACTGA
- a CDS encoding molybdopterin-dependent oxidoreductase: MADNPTPIHTTCPYCGVGCGILVSREPDDSPPRFSVRGDPGHPANLGRLCSKGAALAETLGLEDRLLVPEVAGKQVGWDQALDTVAHHFRNIIEQHGPDAVAFYVSGQLLTEDYYVANKLMKGFIGSGNIDTNSRLCMSSAVAGHKRAFGTDTVPACYEDLEIADLVTLVGSNAAWAHPVAFQRIVAARKARPGMKVVVIDPRRTATCDIADLHLAIAPGADAWLFNGLLNHLRREGGIDWSYLESHVEGFGSALDAVDGLNIPQVAAQCGLAEAEVAEFYRLFTTMPKAVTVFSQGTNQSSSGVDKANSIINAHLASGRVGKPGASPFSITGQPNAMGGREVGGLANQLAAHMDFDPADVARVGRFWNSHRVASKPGLKAVDMFEAVREGRIKAVWIMATNPAVSLPQADRAVAALKQCEFVVVSEVAARTDTSIHAHVRLPAAAWGEKDGTVTNSERRISRQRAFMPLPGEARPDWWIVDEVAKRLGYRQQFDYAGTAEIFAEHAALSGFENEGSRDFDISGLLSLYPPFQMGGRGDSSVPVEPLLESPPPPLYQRGEPRGFHAEAYDTLLPIQWPVTSGGGTPRLFADGHFHTPSGKARMIAITPRPPAHAPDADHPFVFNTGRIRDQWHTMTRTGKTAKLLAHIAEPFVEMHPADARKAGVADGGLARVHNAHGEMVARVMESQGQRPGAVFSPIHWNGQFSGRARVGVLVNAVVDGISGQPEFKHAPVAVAPYAAGWHGFVISRRPLARDMDGYWTRVRAKGGWRHELAGPEGACPWPEQVRNVFGEDSAASGDWIELRDAAVNRYRAALLRDGRLEMVCFFERDAAALPPRHWLEALLDKDSISGEERTALLMGRPGKSAPDCGRIVCACFGVGENDLDRAIAAGAKSVEALGIQLKAGTNCGSCIPELKALLQAG, encoded by the coding sequence ATGGCAGACAACCCCACTCCAATCCACACCACCTGCCCCTATTGCGGCGTGGGCTGCGGCATCCTGGTGAGCCGGGAGCCCGATGACTCCCCCCCTCGCTTCTCCGTGCGCGGCGACCCGGGCCACCCGGCCAACCTGGGACGGCTGTGCTCCAAGGGCGCGGCCCTGGCGGAGACCCTGGGCCTGGAGGACCGCCTGCTGGTCCCGGAGGTGGCGGGCAAACAGGTGGGCTGGGACCAGGCCCTGGACACGGTGGCCCACCACTTCCGCAATATCATCGAGCAGCACGGCCCCGACGCGGTGGCCTTCTACGTCTCCGGCCAGTTGCTCACCGAGGACTACTACGTGGCCAACAAGCTGATGAAGGGTTTCATCGGCTCCGGCAACATCGACACCAATTCCCGCCTGTGCATGTCATCCGCCGTGGCGGGCCACAAGCGTGCCTTCGGCACGGACACGGTGCCCGCCTGCTACGAGGACCTGGAGATCGCCGACCTGGTGACCCTGGTGGGTTCCAACGCCGCCTGGGCCCATCCCGTGGCCTTCCAGCGCATCGTCGCCGCCAGGAAGGCCCGGCCGGGGATGAAGGTGGTGGTCATCGACCCCCGCCGCACGGCCACCTGCGACATCGCGGATCTGCATCTGGCCATCGCGCCCGGCGCCGATGCCTGGCTGTTCAACGGCCTGCTCAATCATCTGCGTCGGGAAGGCGGCATCGACTGGTCCTACCTGGAAAGCCACGTTGAAGGCTTCGGCAGCGCCCTGGATGCGGTGGACGGACTGAACATCCCCCAGGTGGCCGCCCAATGCGGCCTGGCGGAAGCCGAGGTGGCCGAGTTCTACCGCCTGTTCACCACCATGCCCAAGGCCGTGACGGTGTTTTCCCAGGGCACCAACCAGTCCTCTTCCGGCGTGGACAAGGCCAACAGCATCATCAATGCGCACCTGGCCTCGGGCCGGGTGGGCAAGCCCGGCGCCAGCCCCTTCTCCATCACCGGCCAGCCCAACGCCATGGGGGGCCGGGAGGTGGGCGGCCTGGCCAACCAGCTGGCGGCCCACATGGATTTCGATCCGGCGGACGTGGCCCGGGTGGGACGTTTCTGGAACAGCCACCGGGTGGCCAGCAAGCCGGGCCTGAAGGCGGTGGACATGTTCGAAGCGGTCAGGGAGGGCCGCATCAAGGCGGTGTGGATCATGGCCACCAACCCGGCGGTGAGCCTGCCCCAGGCGGACCGGGCCGTGGCCGCCCTGAAGCAATGCGAGTTCGTGGTGGTCTCCGAGGTGGCGGCCCGCACGGACACCAGTATTCACGCCCACGTACGCCTGCCCGCCGCCGCCTGGGGCGAGAAGGACGGCACCGTCACCAATTCCGAGCGCCGCATCTCCCGCCAGCGGGCCTTCATGCCCCTGCCCGGCGAAGCCAGGCCGGACTGGTGGATCGTGGATGAAGTGGCCAAACGCCTGGGCTACCGGCAGCAATTCGACTACGCGGGGACGGCGGAGATCTTTGCCGAGCACGCGGCGTTGTCGGGGTTTGAAAACGAAGGCTCCAGGGACTTCGACATCAGCGGTTTGCTGAGCCTTTACCCCCCTTTCCAAATGGGTGGCAGGGGGGATTCGAGTGTGCCCGTGGAACCGCTGCTGGAATCCCCCCCACCCCCCCTTTATCAAAGGGGGGAGCCGCGTGGTTTCCATGCGGAGGCCTATGACACCCTCCTGCCCATCCAATGGCCCGTCACGTCCGGCGGCGGCACGCCCCGCCTGTTCGCCGACGGCCACTTCCACACGCCCTCCGGCAAGGCCCGGATGATCGCCATCACCCCGCGCCCGCCGGCCCACGCGCCGGACGCTGACCATCCCTTCGTCTTCAACACCGGCCGCATCCGCGACCAGTGGCACACCATGACCCGCACGGGCAAGACGGCCAAGCTGCTGGCCCACATCGCCGAGCCCTTCGTGGAAATGCACCCAGCCGACGCGCGCAAGGCGGGCGTGGCGGATGGCGGCCTGGCCCGCGTCCACAACGCCCACGGCGAGATGGTGGCGCGGGTGATGGAAAGCCAGGGCCAGCGGCCCGGCGCCGTGTTCTCCCCCATCCACTGGAACGGCCAGTTCAGCGGCCGGGCCCGGGTGGGGGTGCTGGTGAACGCCGTGGTGGACGGGATTTCCGGCCAGCCCGAGTTCAAGCATGCCCCCGTGGCGGTGGCTCCCTATGCGGCCGGCTGGCACGGCTTCGTGATCTCACGCCGGCCCCTGGCCCGGGACATGGACGGCTACTGGACCCGGGTGCGGGCCAAGGGCGGCTGGCGCCATGAACTGGCAGGGCCGGAGGGCGCCTGCCCCTGGCCGGAGCAGGTGCGGAACGTGTTCGGCGAGGACAGCGCCGCCAGCGGCGACTGGATCGAGCTGCGGGATGCCGCCGTGAACCGCTACCGCGCCGCCCTGCTAAGGGACGGCCGCCTGGAGATGGTGTGCTTCTTCGAACGGGACGCGGCCGCCCTGCCGCCCCGCCACTGGCTGGAGGCCCTGCTGGACAAGGACAGCATCAGCGGCGAGGAGCGCACCGCCCTGCTCATGGGCCGCCCGGGCAAGTCCGCGCCGGACTGCGGACGCATTGTCTGCGCCTGCTTCGGCGTGGGCGAGAACGACCTGGATAGGGCCATCGCCGCCGGCGCCAAGTCGGTGGAGGCCCTGGGCATCCAGCTCAAGGCGGGCACCAACTGCGGCTCCTGCATTCCGGAACTCAAGGCCCTGTTGCAGGCGGGATGA
- a CDS encoding CBS domain-containing protein, which yields MLVKDIMIRSIRTVQPDTPLLEVSSIMCLYRLSGLPVVQDGKLKGFVAEKDVLSRLFPSLSDLMEGMATVDYSSMESQYKEVMNLKTADIMSSRVISVRPDMHALQAAAIMARHNFRRIPVATGDQLEGMVSLGDVHKALFHANVSSMGR from the coding sequence ATGCTGGTGAAAGACATCATGATCCGCAGCATCCGCACCGTGCAGCCCGACACGCCCCTGCTGGAGGTCTCCTCCATCATGTGCCTGTACCGCCTCTCGGGCCTGCCCGTGGTGCAGGACGGCAAGCTGAAGGGTTTCGTGGCGGAAAAGGACGTGCTGTCCCGCCTGTTCCCCAGCCTGAGCGACCTCATGGAAGGCATGGCCACCGTGGACTACTCCTCCATGGAGTCCCAGTACAAGGAGGTCATGAACCTGAAGACCGCCGACATCATGTCTTCCCGGGTCATCTCCGTGCGTCCGGACATGCACGCCCTCCAGGCCGCCGCCATCATGGCGCGCCACAACTTCCGCCGCATCCCCGTGGCCACGGGCGACCAGCTGGAAGGCATGGTGTCCCTGGGGGACGTGCACAAGGCCCTGTTCCACGCCAACGTTTCCAGCATGGGGCGCTGA
- a CDS encoding ANTAR domain-containing protein, translating into MSDPTANDDQPEVRVMVVDGDVERSRNLRGALTLAGYHVVAELKESLALPDAVQGLKPHIVIVAADSPDRDTLEHISVTTRNAPRPVVMFTQDGDSESIRAAVKAGVSAYVVDGLAPDRIRSILDVACARFEAHQELASRLADMERQLAERKNVEKAKGLLMKRRGMSEDAAFKEMRNLAMQTGKTLGEVAETLIAASHLL; encoded by the coding sequence ATGTCCGACCCCACCGCCAACGATGACCAGCCCGAAGTCCGCGTCATGGTGGTGGACGGGGACGTGGAGCGCAGCCGCAACCTGCGGGGCGCCCTCACCCTGGCGGGCTACCACGTGGTGGCAGAGCTGAAGGAGTCCCTGGCCCTGCCCGACGCGGTGCAGGGTTTGAAGCCCCACATCGTCATCGTCGCCGCCGACTCCCCGGACCGGGACACCCTGGAACACATCAGCGTCACCACCCGCAACGCCCCCCGGCCCGTGGTCATGTTCACCCAGGACGGGGACAGCGAGAGCATCCGCGCGGCGGTGAAGGCGGGCGTCTCCGCCTACGTGGTGGACGGCCTGGCGCCGGACCGCATCCGTTCCATCCTGGACGTGGCCTGCGCCCGTTTCGAGGCCCACCAGGAACTGGCCAGCCGCCTGGCGGACATGGAACGCCAGCTGGCGGAACGCAAGAACGTGGAAAAGGCCAAGGGCCTGCTCATGAAGCGCCGGGGCATGAGCGAGGACGCAGCCTTCAAGGAAATGCGCAACCTGGCCATGCAGACGGGCAAGACCCTGGGCGAGGTCGCGGAGACGCTCATCGCCGCCTCCCACCTGCTCTGA